Genomic DNA from Schistocerca serialis cubense isolate TAMUIC-IGC-003099 chromosome 5, iqSchSeri2.2, whole genome shotgun sequence:
TGAAAAAGTGAATTAATGCGGCATTATATGCAGCAAATCCCTCTCAGACCCACTGAACTTAACCtacttttaaaaatggaaatgCTGATAATAggtttgtaattactgttactcacCAAAGAGGTACTTGATCACAAGGTAAAACATACACAACAAATGTATTTGCTATAACTAAGAAAAGAATAATTGTCCCaattatcctctctctctctctctctcacacacacacacacacacacacacacacacacacacacacacactgtgtgtgtgtgtgtgtgtgtgtgtgtgtgtgtgtgtgtgtgtatgagagagagagaaagagagagagagagagagagagagagagagaatgattggGATAATTGGGACAATTATTCTTTTCTTAGTTATTTCTTAATTACAAACCTATTATCAGcatttccatttttaaaagtaGGTTAAGTTCAGTGGGTCTGAGAGGGATttgctgcagtgtgtgtgtgtgtgtgtgtgtgtgtgtgtgtgtgtgtaaaccatAAAGGCCCCTCACTTATGTGCAACGAAATATGGATAAAAACTGTAGACACACAATTACCATATAAAGTTCAGATGATTACACCATTGTTTACATGTGACATACACTTATAAATCAATCAAAGAgatattaagaattttaattaacaggTGTGTTATCCATGAGAATTTCTTGAGTAGTATAATTATCATAGTTTACAAATAGGTTCTTCATTAATATTAGTAATTTCCACTACTGCTAATATGCTAGTAATAGATAATTTATTATTACTGCAATAATAAATTTTGTATTATTATATACCTTTCCTACAGGTATTATTTCTTGatagtggtcttgcggtagtgttctcgcttcctgcgctcgaggtcccgggttcgattcccggcggggtcagggatttttctgtgcctcgtgatgactgggtgttgtgtgcgttcttcatcatcatttcatcatcattgactcgcaagttgccaaagtggcgtcaactaaaaaggacttgcaatatggtggcctcccggccaacaatgccatatgatcatttcatttcatttcttcataattaattacattattaatattTACTGTTTCTATGTTTTCCAAATAGGTTCTTGCTTTATAtaaactactactaataatacgaAAAATAGATAAAGTATAATTACTATTGTAATACTGAAAGTAGGGTCACAATATGGGAAATCTGCACATATTGTTATTTCTCAATAATCAGTTGAATTATTTATAGTGCCCATATGTTTATAGAATATAAGCAACTTTCTTTTATCTATAAAAATTAATGTTAGTATAATAATGATGTATAATGTTGATGCGAATATTATAGCACTTGATTTTGggtgaaatatttcatttgatgcagTTCTGGTAATAGAAATAAATAGATACCATctagaaatgttaaaaataaaatatatgataatgaaAAACTTTCgcattttcatacattttattaaaccaataaagaaaatttgtaaaataaccatttttattgatatagagtgttctaattattataattattatcataATCATTTCAGGGATTAGTTTATTAAAATATTGGTTTTGGGGACCAAGGATAGAATATTTCCCTAccactgaagttttaaaagtggtgCATAGTCTTATATTTGCTTTGCATAACtggagttttttttaattattaaattgatGTATATATGTTATGTTTTGGTTCATTTTATCATCACATATGCTTTTTCTTTAAGTGTAGAGATTTATTAATGGTTTTGTTAAGATTAGTGTTCCATTAAAATTTGCTGTAATGTTTTATCACGTCagagtccactgcagagtgaaaacattttttattttgtgttttcattgaacacacataaaagaaaaaatTCTGCATTTTGTGTATTGAATGAAAAGAAACTTACATAAATCCAAAACAACAGTGGCTCTGGAATTGATATTTGGTAGACTCCAGAATTGTCTGCCCTGTTTACAGGAGCTGCACTGGCAGATGTATGATCAACCAGATATCTCCTACAACTTCTTGATCGACAGCAATGGCAATATCTATGAAGGCCGAGGTTGGAACAACACGAACCCCAGTAAGGGTATTGCTCTGCGCTGCAATGTTGATGTGGCGCTCATCGGCAACTACGTCGAGCGCAACATGACTAAGGGGATGTCATCAGCACTGCGCTGGTTGCTGGAGAAGGGTGTGAGCACGGGTATGCTGGCGCCCGACTACCGCCTGCTGGCACACAACCAGGTGAAGAACACGCTCAGCCCAGGGCGCTGGGCCCTCCTGGAGATTGCAGACTGGCCACACCGCTGCCTAGAGCACTGTGACCAGGGCGTCGTCTGCACCCAACCTGCTGACAGCGACGACAGCTCCGGCCATTAGATCTGTTTGGTCAAGAATCCTACCATTTAATCATAAAATATCTTTATGTAGAGCAGTTGACAACAGATGAGTGAATAAATGCAAACTTTCGTGATAAATCCACTGTTTATTGCTCTATTACAAATTGCTATAATTCCCgacaagaaaacataaaatattgttataCGACAGCAAAACCCATCGTCTTCCATTTCAATTCTCAACAGAGCTCACCAGATAAAATATTGGTCAACCTCCATAAAAGAGCGCACTGATCATCTTTAGGCGCTGTAGACAGCGTAGAATTGGTACCAGGTGGCAATGTCGCAATCCACCACTGATATATCATAGCAGTGAAGTGGTGTTGTAACCCAGCTCCACTTTACACAGGTTATGTAACCTTGACTGTGATTATATAAATAGTAATTTGGTGAGGCATCAAATCCGAAGTATTTTGatcaaaaaatatttgaaattagacagCTAATGACCAGAATCTCAATTTTCTACACAGTGTCACTGAAGATTAAAAGGAATCGCGACTATAAAGCTCAAGTTAGAATGGTCGCTAAAAGTATGGTTGATTGTAATTCTTACTtcactaaaatataaataaaataatagcagAACCTAGTCGCCAATCCTGTTCTTGAACtaattaattttattaaaactgtTCACAAAGGAGTCAGTTCTACTCGTTCTGATGACTTGAGTCACTACCTGTGCGAAAGCAAATTTCGTACCAAGAAGTTAGTAAAACTTAATTCAGTCAACATTTTGAACAATAAAATTTTGAGTTATGTAATAAGGGGATTAATAgactgacaaatgattaattactgtATTGTAGTAACGAACCTGCATAACCTCACTGTGGCTCTTATTGccacgaagtaaaaaaaaaaaaaaaactgctctaaTATTCAGGTATCATCAGTAACTCAAATATCATCAGTAACACATTAAaggtatttgcagttgtgaatgtggacaataatcagctgtagaatggaatgatgacacccACACGTTTTGTGCCtcaaaacagtgagacacaataatcgatatatcggattcccgacaTTTTCAAAAGTATCAACAGTCCTGATATGAATGCGCACTGTCCCACGTGTCTACAAGGGATAATATACCATCCATAGCCACGTAATAAAATGTAAGTGCAATGCCCCTATAAAGATCCTAACCGACCGGTACCGGGACGAGTGTTACTCCTTGTAAAGAAAAATGTTTGCCGTGTGACAGGAACAGTTGCTGTCAGTGAATGTAGGTCCATCTCAATCGATTTCTTGAAACTTTATGAAGGAAGCTGCCTTCAATGGACAAATGGAGTTGAACTCCTTGCAAAAGGCCATTGCTCTCAGTGCCACACAAAGCTGGAAGTTATtaatgggccaaacaacacagaaactggtcaAAATTTGACTGGAAATCGCCTTTCAAATGATGCAACAAGTCGAATGAACTGTTGGCCCAGTGAAGCACTTTACGCGCGGTGTGTGCACGGAGTAATGCAGGCCAGCATGACGAACATGAACTAGGACGTTTATTTCAACTGTGACCAAGTCTTGCCTTTTCTTATGCATCTACACATGCGTATGCTGTGGACACTGCTGCTGCTCTACATGACAGTAGCTGTTTTCTCAGGGCTCCTGGTTTGTTGAATTCTGATGTATCCTATCGTAGCTCAACTGGTGTATTGAGATATGTCCCTATCGATTACGATTCTTTGGAAAAGAATACAGTTTATGATGTTCGACCGTGGCCATCCTGTTACCAGCATCTCTTCGTCTGATAATTAATGGATGCAGTTTGACTGTGTACCGTTAATTTCTTGAATAACATCGTCTCATTATTGATGCAGTTTGACTGTGTACGGTAATTTCGTCGGTAACTGCAGGTTAACCTCACTCGAGGAAGAATACGAAAAAAAAGGAGCATTATATTCTATACTCATTTTCATAAATTGTTGTAAAATTCAGTTACTAATTTCCTCTCTCGCTCAGATAACTAGTGATGCTGTTTAAACAGAAATTCAGTTGTAGGGGTATAATGAGAGTAGTTTTCATGACGTCAAGACTTGAAGCCAACGTCCGCCATGTTAGTTGTCCTAAACGTTAActtctggtggaagtgttttgataaaaaatgccagcATGTGTCATTTACAGGTGTGCTAATAATTCTCATTATAGTTTAAAATGCAAAGGAATTACATTTCACTTGTAAGTGGACTCGTTTAGGGACTATTTTATATTACATACACGACTTTGGTGCATTgtatgtgttgtgttggcagaagagccaataccgtgttactagtggaggccggaatgaaagcgttttagctcacgcaggctggcgtgaggagggaaggactatactgacgtgaggtctggaacatgacaaggaattagaattaagaaagcggacgtaattagtttgatgcttaactttaatcccttaatgatgaacgtctctcttgacggtacatgatacaCAATatcattatagtaactgaatatggcgccttgctagctcgtagcaaatgacgtagctgtaggctatgctaaactgtcgtctctgcaaatgagagcctatgtggacagtgaaccatcgctagcaaagtcggctgtacaactgggccgagtgctagtgagtctctctagactaggcctgccgtgtggcggcgctcggtctgcaatcactgatagtggcgacacgcggatccgacgaatgctaacggaccgcggccgatttaaaggctaccacccagcaagtgtggtgtcttgcggtgacaccacagtatgtattgtattgtatgttaaccgggacctagaaacgacggagaggctccgtctccgctgcagccgcagtggtccacaaccccacgacgactaccgcagtccacttcacccctctgccgctccacaccgaacccagggttattgtgcggttcggcccctggtggacccccccagggaacgtctcacaccagacgaatttgCGTGGTagcgtaatggtggtgtacgcgtacgtggagaacttgtttgcgtagcaatcgccgacatagtgtaactgaggcgaaatagggggaaccagcccgcattcgccgagtcagatggaaaaccgcctaaaaaccatccacagactggccggttcaccagacctcgacaccaatccgcctggcggattcgtgccggggaccaagcgCTCCTTCCCTCCTGTAAACCTTTTGtgttgttgttcacttaaactgtagcgatggttttatttctgtcagttttcagaaaatatctttAAAGAATAGCGACAAACAAAGTAAGCAAACCTCCGGAGGCTAAAAAGATTAATGCAATCTAAAGATTGGAGTGTTATATACCAAACAACTAACGTAAATAAAGGATGGGAACCACTCTCCAAAACGTAATCCTATTACATACATCTTGCATGTCCACTAGCATGTAGGAATACAGTCGTTAAGTGCAATAATAATTGGGCACAGCAAATGTAAAAAGGAAGAGGGAAGAGCTAAAAGCTATGCATGAACAATCTCAGCTAATTCCAACACTAGCAGAACTGTGATGCCTGTAGGGAAAAGAAGCGATCAAATAAGAAACTGATAAAAGAAACCAAATCCAGAAGCCAAACCAGTTACATAAACAAAATTACAGCTTCTAACAATGTCACAAAGACAATATGGTCACACATAAAGAACGAGAGGGACAGTGTAGACACGAAAAGCAGTGGTATCGAACTATAAAGAAAAACAACGAGGAAATCAGGGACCCTGAAGAAGGCACTAATATTTTAAATCAACACTATGTTGAGTCAGTGGATAAAATAATGGAGCTAAACTCTCCTGATACAAAATGCACACAAAATACTCCTAATGAGACAAAACGTTTGTTCTATCTCCCAACAAATGAACACAAAAAATACTGAGGTACATATAATTGCTAGACTAATTAAATGCTGCCTGCAGTGGGTGGCAAAGTCTCTGACTTTTCTTGAAAACTTAGCTGTGGAAGAAGGAATATTCTCGACATGTTTAACAAAGAGTAAACTGATCCCTATTTTCGAAAGAGGCACCAAAGAATATCCAGGAAATTACTCATGAATAATTATTGCACCTGTCCTTTCTAAAACAATAGAATGTGCAATTAAAGACAGAATAGTGAATTTTATAGAAAAATGCATTACTTTGAATGAGGCACAGCATAGGTTTAGCGTGTGTATCTGAGGCACTAAACGAACAAAAGAAAGTTTGTTGTATGTTTCTTGAGCTTTCAAAAATGTTTAATTGTGTGTGCcacaacatattattagaaaagctTAATTATTATGGTATCAGGGAGAAGCAGCCATTATCATAAAATCCTTCATGTAAAATTGGGAACAGTGTTTagatataaaacaaaatgttaacGATACTATTACAAATGTCTACTCAAATTCTGAATTTGTTAAGTGTGGAGTGGTTCAAGGATCAGAGCTGGGCCcactactttttattttatttgtaaatgatacgCCCAAAATAGCATGTGGAAACGCTATCATGCATGCAGGTGACACTTCATTTGTTATAATTAGTCTTTCAACAGATGGATTACAAAAGTAAGCTTCTCTAAATAtggaaaatgaaaaatattgtattacaggaaataatcctttttaaacacaaataaaatcGCTTATATGCAAATACATGCAAACAAAACACCTAACTTGAAAAATATTACTGTTAAGTTTGGAGACTTGGAGCTAAAAGAGGCAGAAACTTACAAATTGCTGGGTGTGATAGTGGATAGGTAATTGACGTGAGAGAAGCACATAAATAGTATTTGTCGTAAAGTGAGTTCAATTATATTTCTAATGAGAACATGTCAAGGACGATAAACACACTAACATTCCTAACGATGTACTATGGGTTAGTTCATTCCCAAATTTCATATGGTATCCTGGTCTGGGGAATTTCTGCAAATGTGCACATGCAAGGAGTACTAAAGCTACAAAAGACGCTAGAATATGCATAACAAAATTATCCCCTAGATATtcctgcagaaataaattcagggaaataaacaaattaaaagtagCGTCACTACGCTTAGAGGAAACAATTACTTATGTAAAAAGTAACCGTGCTGCATTGTTAAAAGAGATATCCATAactataacacaagaaataaaagtcATTATTATAATGAAGGATATCGGCTCAAATTAACTGAAAAAGAGCGTgtaaaaaaagaatgccttctacAGAACAGTTTGCAAAACTATATAAAGATGAAAAGTTTTCGATGGTGCTGATCTGCAGTAAAGCAATGTTTTTCGAAGGAATAAACCGCCATTTGATATCTGTTAACGCAGTCCCTAACAGATATAGCGCGTTAATGGTCCAAGAACATTTAGCACTGTACTCGATGATGGCATAAAATGGGACATCTAGATAGTATAGAAGATAAATACATTAATGCACAGTCGAATGGGGGTCtattctttcaagaaatatataaagataatagaaaacatgtttgttttaaaaaaataaactaacATCTCATTTGGTTAAAAGTTGTCTGTGCAGTGTCAAAGAATACCTTGAAGCAAAAAATGAACGTAATGCTTCATTTGTAACTGTACAAAtgtgtaaaaaaactttcagaaagcATAGAGTGATTTTACTCTCTGGTAACTGTGTGTgtacatcaacatttttcttaacacaaaccatacaaaaatgcacggaagtatgttttttaacacaaacctacgtttttttaaatggaaccccgttagttttgttagcacatctgaacatataaacaaatacgtaatcagtgccgtttgttgcattgcaaaatgttaattacatccggagatattgtaacctaaagttgacgcttgagtacctaccactcctccgctgttcgatcgagtgtatcggagagcaccgaattacgtggggatccaaagggaacggtgatggaccttaagtacagaagagactggaacagcacattacgtccacatgctaacacctttttattggtctttttactgacgcacatgtacattaccatgaggggtgaggtacgcgtacacaggtggtttccgttttcaattacggagtggaatagagtgtgtcccgacatgttaggccaatagatgttcaatgtgatggctatcatttgctgcacacaattgcaatctccggcgtaatgaatgtcgtacacgccgcagtacatctggtgtaatgtcgctgcaggctgccacaatacgttgtttcatatcctctggggttgtaggcacatcacggtacacattctcctttaacgtaccccacagaaagaagtccagaggtgtatgaTCAGGAGAACagtctggccaatttatgcgtcctccacgtcctatgaaacgcccgtcgaacatcctgtcaagggtcagcctagtgttaattgcggaatgtgcaggtgcaccatcatgctgataccacatacgtcgacgcgtttccagtgggacattttcgagcaacgttggcagatcattctgtagaaatgcgttgtatgttgcagctgtttgggcccctgcaatgaagtgaggaccaatgaggtggtcgccaatgattccgcaccatacatttacagtccacgtcgctgtcgctctacctgtctgagccagcgaggattgtccacggaccagtaatgcatgttccgtagattcactgccccgtggtttgcgaaacccgcttcatcggtaaacaggtagaactgcaacgcattctctgttaatgcccattgacaaaattgcactcgatgattaaagtcatcaccatgtaattgctgatgtagcgacacatgaaacgtgtgaaagcggtgacgatgcagtatgcgcatgacagtactttgactcagtccaccggctctcgcaatgtcccgtgtactcatgtgtgggttcatggcaacagcagctaacacaccaactgcacccgcttctcctgtgacgggcctgttacgggcccgtttgcgtgctacgaccatacctgttgcatacagttggtggtagatgtttcgcaatgtgcggcacgttggatgctctctgtccgggtaccgttctgcgtacaccctgcaggcttcagctgcatttcgtcgacactcgccatagatgagtatcatctccgccttttcagagttcgaatacaccatggtcacagttcctacaacattacactatcacagacgtctggtaacacggtgtactacagttggtctgcgtgcggagacgaatgcagaataacaatagcagcaagcgctacatgcgtacactgcgacagctagagcaaaccacaacagtgcactacagccacactcgtaaacacggtcgtcatcgtgaaCATGTCCCTGcggatgctgctcgccgaccgtggcccgtgtttgttacaacacgcaactgaacgtcggaggtttcaagcgtcaactttaggttacaatatctccggatgtgcaacaaacggcacagattacgtatttgtttatatgttcagatgtgccaacaaaactaacgtggtgccatttaaaaaaacataggtttgtgttaaaaaacatacttccgtgaatttttgtatggtttgtattaaacaattacactagcccctctcctcacgttcggtctgtggtatCGGTTCGTCAggttgatgtggtttacgaaatatatccagcggtaacgttaggtgactcaccctatatatatatatatatatatatatatatatatatatatatatatatatatatatgtgtgtgtgtgtgtgtgtgtgtgtgtgtagtcataTATCTTTGAAACTTGCAATTTTTCAAAACTCATATACATTTGTCCAAAACTACTGTACAGAATGGTCCACAGATATAAATAAATATGGTGtgtgataattttttgttgtttgaagTTTTCTGTTTGAGTTTGTTTCTCATACATAATTGTTCCTTGTACCTGAGTTGTCTTTTCGTATGTATTGCCACCTAAGACGAAACGTACAGCTTGCACGTATGATTTACATTTTGATGTGTCAAATTCATATTTCTCCGGAGATGTTTCATTATATGGTAACCTATGCTCTGGTGAGGGAAGAATTAATTTCCGTTTATATTGTTTCAGTGTGTCCAATTGTACTGGTGTTATGCCTGTGTCATTATCTTGTTCTGGAAGTGCTTCACCATGTCTCGGACGTCTGTGTCATTGCTATGTGCTTCTGTTGACTGCATGTAGTCACAGACGTCTAGTGTGGGGTGTaggtatcgtatggcagcgaagcttCTTGGATATACTAATGCGTTAATTGTGAATGGGTTTATactgggaaaaaattagttccaattttggctaccaggcgcaaatctggcgcggtgaatgcaagaaagatgtatagaaatttTCCATGTgtgatggattaggaacgggactggggcagaaaaggtcaaacaagtgagaatggcataatgttggttttattattaactgccgcttacacagtttgttcagtattactaccagagacgtcgacgagatactgCGTCTGTAAaaggacgtgatcaacagttgctcatagcagttctggtggaatctgagcaaggtgttcctgtatactggccttcagatcaggtagagaccaaacGTGTCCCTGGCAAATGCATTCGTTTAGACAtcgccagagccaaaagtcacatgtatTCAGACCAAGAGATCTTGGAAGTCATAGATATATTTGGAAAATCTCTGAAGATAACgctttcgtggaaggttgcattgaaCAGATcattcactgggcgagcgacactAGGTGTtcacccatcttgcatgaaaactttaGTTTCCACACTGTAGTTCTTACCAAGGCAGGAATCACACGTTGTACAAGGAGGTCtcaataacgtgcagacgtcacagtaCAGCAGACAGATCctatattctcttcaaagaagaacggacagacattaaaggtgcttgtgaatccacaccacacagtcacttacggcgagtgcaatggctcttcgtgcacaacacgcggtttaacagtaccaaACATTCGGCAAAGTGTGCATCACTCCATAGAGGCCGGCAGCTGTggacgagcggtcctaggcacttcattccggaatcgcgctgctgctaaggtcgcaggttcgaatactgcatcgggcatggatgtgtgtgatgtccttaggttagttaagttacagcaattctaagtctaggggactgatgacctcagatgttaagtccaatactgcttagagccatttgaaccatttgaactccatacAGTATTGCCCGACcacatgttataaacttcgatccTTTCcataaaccaaagagcaaattcagaacgttgctgcggatcatgaggtttcagttgcaaCGCTGTCTGAATCTTGtatgggtaccagtgtaaaatagaccggaACACTTCCTGCACTGTTGCCCATGGGATGGAGAATTGTCGTGAAACTGCACGAGCACGAACACTGCCCGGGGTATGTGCagcgtggtcagttacagcaacagcaaccccgTTAACAGCTTCCaccggccctgtcagcaactgtataaatatttattttaatttttataatcaacagcttcag
This window encodes:
- the LOC126482279 gene encoding peptidoglycan-recognition protein SC1a/b-like, which translates into the protein MSSVGKMRVSKAVSGSQKLGSVEIQQDGGRRRPARVATIMLNASIAIILVIFEGVAYFADLPIVCGSGHTTSLPVYSSERRIVPHSSWSLRQQTHTIQLAHPTPYAVVKHTAGPECFGLHNCTSVLRAIQELHWQMYDQPDISYNFLIDSNGNIYEGRGWNNTNPSKGIALRCNVDVALIGNYVERNMTKGMSSALRWLLEKGVSTGMLAPDYRLLAHNQVKNTLSPGRWALLEIADWPHRCLEHCDQGVVCTQPADSDDSSGH